In a single window of the Brachionichthys hirsutus isolate HB-005 chromosome 18, CSIRO-AGI_Bhir_v1, whole genome shotgun sequence genome:
- the LOC137907219 gene encoding TRAF2 and NCK-interacting protein kinase-like isoform X3, giving the protein MASDSPARSLDEIDLSALKDPAGIFELVELVGNGTYGQVYKGRHVKTGQLAAIKVMDVTGDEEEEIKAEINMLKKYSHHRNIATYYGAFIKKNPPGIDDQLWLVMEFCGAGSVTDLIKNTKGNSLKEEWTAYICREILRGLTHLHQHKVIHRDIKGQNVLLTENAEVKLVDFGVSAQLDRTVGRRNTFIGTPYWMAPEVIACDENPDATYDFKSDLWSLGITAIEMAEGAPPLCDMHPMRALFLIPRNPAPRLKSKKWSKKFQSFIESCLVKSHGQRQSTEQLLKHPFIRDLPNERHVRIQLKDHIDRTKKKRGERDETEYEYSGSEEEDEDRDMGEPSSIINIPGESTLRRDFLRLQLANKERSEVQRRQQLEQQQNEEHKRLLLAERQKRIEEQKEQRRRLEEQQQREHELRKQHEREQRRRYEELEQLRREEERRHAEREQEYIRRQLEEEQRQLEILQQQLLQEQALLLEYKRKQIEEQRQAERLQRQLQQERAYLVSLQQQQQQEGRQAEKKQLYHYKDVSSPSDKPAWAKEVEERSKLNRQHKASNHISDPYLPPRSESFGGGVHSAHTPPINRPIEPQMAHLVPVKIYSSSMSGSQSLQDQTGSALSEGATASSPRPELHRQNSDPSSDTPHATGREERDRDPDRDRTAWLREEAVPPKVPQRTTSISPALVRKNSPNGGGVLAPRIGSQLIRASNPDLRRSELSLDAMLQRTSSNSSSSSSPSSQGDSAERRGEAKQKGPPPGANQEATPKKEEGRESARPSRPADLSALAKELRELRVEEGSRPPVKVTDYSSSSEDTDSSDDDGETVGQDGTVAVSNIPRIMPAAQNSRELYGGLRDNALGEIYNNSKDGTLVMREAEERRRRGSHTESNGFGNHGNVGNLPDLLQQSGSPSATPTPGLQDLGDTSEFGVGGSKASFAPFVDPRDYRTSPDENDDENSAAAMFANELLRQEQARLNEARKISVVNVNPTNIRPHSDTPEIRKYKKRFNSEILCAALWGVNLLVGTENGLMLLDRSGQGKVYNLITRRRFMQMEVLEGLNVLVTISGKKNKLRVYYLSWLRNRILHNDPEVEKKQGWITVGDLEGCVHYKVVKYERIKFLVIALKNAVEIYAWAPKPYHKFMAFKSFTELQHRPQLVDLTVEEGQRLKVIYGSSMGFHVIDVDSGNPYDIYVPSHVSFILKIQSQVTPHAIVVLPKTDGMEMLLCYEDEGVYVNTYGRITKDVVLQWGEMPTSIAYIHSNQIMGWGEKAIEIRSVETGHLDGVFMHKRAQRLKFLCERNDKVFFASVRSGGSSQVFFMTLNRSSMMNW; this is encoded by the exons gatgaagaggaggagatcaaaGCAGAGATTAATATGCTGAAGAAGTACAGTCACCACCGGAACATCGCCACGTACTACGGCGCCTTCATCAAGAAGAACCCTCCCGGCATCGATGACCAGCTATGG CTCGTCATGGAGTTCTGTGGAGCCGGATCAGTGACGGACCTGATCAAGAACACGAAGGGGAACTCCCTGAAGGAGGAGTGGACGGCTTACATCTGCCGGGAGATTCTCAGG ggTCTGACTCACCTCCATCAGCATAAGGTCATCCACCGAGACATCAAGGGTCAAAACGTCCTGCTGACAGAGAATGCAGAGGTCAAGCTTG TGGACTTTGGTGTTTCGGCCCAGCTGGACAGAACCGTAGGACGGAGGAACACGTTCATCGGGACGCCCTATTGGATGGCACCGGAGGTCATCGCCTGCGATGAGAACCCCGACGCCACCTACGACTTCAAG AGTGATTTATGGTCTCTGGGGATCACAGCAATAGAGATGGCTGAAGGAGCGCCAC CGCTGTGTGACATGCACCCAATGAGAGCCCTCTTCCTGATCCCACGCAACCCTGCACCGAGACTCAAGTCAAAGAAGTG GTCCAAGAAGTTCCAGTCCTTCATTGAAAGCTGTCTAGTGAAGAGTCACGGCCAGAGACAGAGCACCGAGCAGCTGCTCAAGCATCCGTTCATCAGGGACCTGCCCAACGAGAGGCATGTCCGCATCCAGCTGAAGGACCACATCGACcgcacaaagaagaagaggggtGAGAGGG ATGAGACGGAGTATGAGTACAGCGGcagcgaagaggaggatgaagaccgGGACATGGGGGAGCCGAG CTCCATCATCAACATCCCGGGAGAGTCAACCCTGAGGCGGGACTTCTTGCGCCTCCAGTTGGCCAACAAGGAGCGATCAGAAGTGCAGCGACgacagcagctggagcagcagcagaatgaggAGCACAAACGCTTATTGTTGGCAGAGAGGCAGAAGCGCAtcgaggagcagaaggagcaaAGGAGGCGGCTGGAGGAG cagcagcagagggagcacGAGCTGAGGAAACAGCAcgagagggagcagaggaggcgcTACGAGGAACTGGAGCAGCTCCgccgagaggaggagaggaggcacgCGGAGAGAGAGCAG GAGTACATCCGTAggcagctggaagaggagcagaggcaACTTGAgatcctccagcagcagctcctgcaggagcagGCCTTACTGCTG gagtaCAAGCGGAAGCAGATTGAGGAGCAGCGGCAGGCGGAGCGACTGCAGAGGCAGCTCCAGCAGGAGCGAGCCTACCTagtgtctctgcagcagcaacagcagcaggagggaagACAAGCTGAGAAGAAGCAGCTGTACCACTACAAGGATGTCAGCAGTCCCAGCGACAAGCCCGCCTGGGCTAAAGAG GTGGAGGAGAGGTCGAAGCTGAACAGGCAACACAAAGCATCCAACCACATCTCTGACCCCTACCTCCCTCCCCGCTCCGAGTCCTTCGGCGGCGGCGTCCACTCCGCCCACACCCCACCCATCAACCGCCCCATCGAACCTCAG ATGGCCCACCTGGTTCCCGTGAAGATCTACTCCAGCTCCATGTCCGGCTCTCAGTCCCTACAGGACCAGACAGGCTCCGCTCTGAGCGAGGGCGCCACCGCGAGTTCCCCCAGGCCTGAGTTGCACCGACAGAACTCTGACCCCTCATCCGATACCCCGCACGCCACGGGCAGAGAAGAACGGGACAGAGACCCGGATCGGGACAGAACAGCCTGGTTGAGAGAGGAGGCTGTCCCACCCAAG GTCCCCCAGAGGACCACGTCCATCTCTCCAGCGCTGGTCAGGAAGAACTCCCCTAACGGAGGCGGGGTTCTGGCGCCTCGTATTGGATCTCAGCTCATTCGGGCCAG TAACCCGGACCTGCGGCGCTCAGAGCTCTCTCTGGACGCCATGCTGCAAAGAACTTCCTccaactcctcttcctcctcctccccttcatcTCAGGGAGACTCAGCCGAGAGGAGAG GTGAAGCTAAGCAGAAAGGTCCCCCTCCAGGAGCCAATCAGGAGGCAACGCCCAAAAAGGAGGAGGGCCGTGAATCGGCCCGACCCAGCAGACCTGCG gacctCAGCGCATTGGCGAAGGAGCTCAGGGAGCTGAGGGTGGAGGAGGGCAGCAGACCTCCAGTCAAG GTGACAGACTACTCATCCTCTAGTGAGGACACTGACAGCAGCGATGATGACGGCGAGACGGTGGGACAGGATGGGACTGTCGCCGTTAGCAACATCCCCCGCATCAT GCCTGCAGCGCAGAACAGCAGGGAGTTGTACGGCGGCCTGAGAGACAACGCGCTGGGAGAAATTTACAACAATTCCAAAGATGGGACACTGGTGATGAGAGAA gcggaggagaggaggaggagaggcagtcACACCGAGAGCAACGGCTTTGGGAATCACGGAAATGTCGGTAACCTCCCtgacctcctgcagcagagcggCTCCCCGTCAGCCACACCCACCCCGGGCTTGCAGGATCTGGGAGACACGTCTGAG TTTGGTGTGGGCGGCTCCAAAGCGTCCTTCGCCCCATTTGTGGATCCACGAGACTATCGAACCTCACCAGATGAAAACGATGACGAGAACTCAGCCGCGG CGATGTTCGCTAACGAGCTGCTGAGGCAGGAGCAGGCTAGACTAAACGAAGCCAGAAAGATCTCCGTGGTCAACGTGAACCCGACGAACATCCGACCTCACAGCGACACGCCCGAGATCCGCAAATACAAGAAGCGCTTCAACTCTGAGATCCTGTGTGCGGCGCTGTGGG gtgtgaaCCTGCTGGTGGGGACGGAGAACGGCCTCATGCTGCTGGACCGCAGTGGacaaggaaaggtctacaaccTGATCACCAGGCGGAGGTTCATGCAAATGGAGGTTCTGGAGGGGCTCAATGTGCTGGTCACCATATCTG GAAAGAAGAATAAGCTGCGGGTCTACTACCTGTCCTGGCTCCGGAACCGGATCCTACACAATGACCCGGAGGTAGAGAAGAAGCAGGGCTGGATTACGGTTGGAGATCTGGAAGGCTGCGTGCATTATAAAGTCG TGAAATACGAGAGGATTAAGTTCCTGGTCATTGCCCTGAAGAACGCCGTGGAGATCTACGCCTGGGCTCCTAAGCCCTACCACAAGTTCATGGCCTTCAAG tcgTTCACCGAACTGCAGCACCGGCCTCAGCTGGTCGACCTCACCGTGGAGGAAGGTCAGAGGTTAAAGGTCATCTATGGCTCCAGCATGGGCTTCCACGTCATTGACGTGGACTCCGGGAACCCTTACGACATCTACGTCCCATCACATGTGAGTTTCATCCTCA AGATCCAGAGCCAGGTGACCCCCCACGCCATTGTGGTTCTCCCCAAGACGGACGGGATGGAGATGCTGCTGTGCTACGAGGACGAGGGCGTCTACGTCAACACCTACGGACGCATCACCAAAGACGTGGTGCTGCAGTGGGGCGAGATGCCCACCTCCATCG CCTATATCCACTCCAACCAGATTATGGGCTGGGGGGAGAAAGCCATAGAGATCCGGTCTGTGGAGACGGGTCACCTGGACGGGGTCTTCATGCACAAGAGAGCTCAGAGGCTGAAATTCCTCTGTGAGCGAAACGACAAG gtaTTCTTCGCATCGGTGCGATCAGGAGGAAGCAGCCAAGTCTTCTTCATGACCCTCAACAGGAGCTCCATGATGAACTGGTGA
- the LOC137907219 gene encoding TRAF2 and NCK-interacting protein kinase-like isoform X1 yields the protein MASDSPARSLDEIDLSALKDPAGIFELVELVGNGTYGQVYKGRHVKTGQLAAIKVMDVTGDEEEEIKAEINMLKKYSHHRNIATYYGAFIKKNPPGIDDQLWLVMEFCGAGSVTDLIKNTKGNSLKEEWTAYICREILRGLTHLHQHKVIHRDIKGQNVLLTENAEVKLVDFGVSAQLDRTVGRRNTFIGTPYWMAPEVIACDENPDATYDFKSDLWSLGITAIEMAEGAPPLCDMHPMRALFLIPRNPAPRLKSKKWSKKFQSFIESCLVKSHGQRQSTEQLLKHPFIRDLPNERHVRIQLKDHIDRTKKKRGERDETEYEYSGSEEEDEDRDMGEPSSIINIPGESTLRRDFLRLQLANKERSEVQRRQQLEQQQNEEHKRLLLAERQKRIEEQKEQRRRLEEQQQREHELRKQHEREQRRRYEELEQLRREEERRHAEREQEYIRRQLEEEQRQLEILQQQLLQEQALLLEYKRKQIEEQRQAERLQRQLQQERAYLVSLQQQQQQEGRQAEKKQLYHYKDVSSPSDKPAWAKEVEERSKLNRQHKASNHISDPYLPPRSESFGGGVHSAHTPPINRPIEPQMAHLVPVKIYSSSMSGSQSLQDQTGSALSEGATASSPRPELHRQNSDPSSDTPHATGREERDRDPDRDRTAWLREEAVPPKVPQRTTSISPALVRKNSPNGGGVLAPRIGSQLIRASNPDLRRSELSLDAMLQRTSSNSSSSSSPSSQGDSAERRGEAKQKGPPPGANQEATPKKEEGRESARPSRPASYRKAIDEDLSALAKELRELRVEEGSRPPVKVTDYSSSSEDTDSSDDDGETVGQDGTVAVSNIPRIMPAAQNSRELYGGLRDNALGEIYNNSKDGTLVMREAEERRRRGSHTESNGFGNHGNVGNLPDLLQQSGSPSATPTPGLQDLGDTSEFGVGGSKASFAPFVDPRDYRTSPDENDDENSAAAMFANELLRQEQARLNEARKISVVNVNPTNIRPHSDTPEIRKYKKRFNSEILCAALWGVNLLVGTENGLMLLDRSGQGKVYNLITRRRFMQMEVLEGLNVLVTISGKKNKLRVYYLSWLRNRILHNDPEVEKKQGWITVGDLEGCVHYKVVKYERIKFLVIALKNAVEIYAWAPKPYHKFMAFKSFTELQHRPQLVDLTVEEGQRLKVIYGSSMGFHVIDVDSGNPYDIYVPSHIQSQVTPHAIVVLPKTDGMEMLLCYEDEGVYVNTYGRITKDVVLQWGEMPTSIAYIHSNQIMGWGEKAIEIRSVETGHLDGVFMHKRAQRLKFLCERNDKVFFASVRSGGSSQVFFMTLNRSSMMNW from the exons gatgaagaggaggagatcaaaGCAGAGATTAATATGCTGAAGAAGTACAGTCACCACCGGAACATCGCCACGTACTACGGCGCCTTCATCAAGAAGAACCCTCCCGGCATCGATGACCAGCTATGG CTCGTCATGGAGTTCTGTGGAGCCGGATCAGTGACGGACCTGATCAAGAACACGAAGGGGAACTCCCTGAAGGAGGAGTGGACGGCTTACATCTGCCGGGAGATTCTCAGG ggTCTGACTCACCTCCATCAGCATAAGGTCATCCACCGAGACATCAAGGGTCAAAACGTCCTGCTGACAGAGAATGCAGAGGTCAAGCTTG TGGACTTTGGTGTTTCGGCCCAGCTGGACAGAACCGTAGGACGGAGGAACACGTTCATCGGGACGCCCTATTGGATGGCACCGGAGGTCATCGCCTGCGATGAGAACCCCGACGCCACCTACGACTTCAAG AGTGATTTATGGTCTCTGGGGATCACAGCAATAGAGATGGCTGAAGGAGCGCCAC CGCTGTGTGACATGCACCCAATGAGAGCCCTCTTCCTGATCCCACGCAACCCTGCACCGAGACTCAAGTCAAAGAAGTG GTCCAAGAAGTTCCAGTCCTTCATTGAAAGCTGTCTAGTGAAGAGTCACGGCCAGAGACAGAGCACCGAGCAGCTGCTCAAGCATCCGTTCATCAGGGACCTGCCCAACGAGAGGCATGTCCGCATCCAGCTGAAGGACCACATCGACcgcacaaagaagaagaggggtGAGAGGG ATGAGACGGAGTATGAGTACAGCGGcagcgaagaggaggatgaagaccgGGACATGGGGGAGCCGAG CTCCATCATCAACATCCCGGGAGAGTCAACCCTGAGGCGGGACTTCTTGCGCCTCCAGTTGGCCAACAAGGAGCGATCAGAAGTGCAGCGACgacagcagctggagcagcagcagaatgaggAGCACAAACGCTTATTGTTGGCAGAGAGGCAGAAGCGCAtcgaggagcagaaggagcaaAGGAGGCGGCTGGAGGAG cagcagcagagggagcacGAGCTGAGGAAACAGCAcgagagggagcagaggaggcgcTACGAGGAACTGGAGCAGCTCCgccgagaggaggagaggaggcacgCGGAGAGAGAGCAG GAGTACATCCGTAggcagctggaagaggagcagaggcaACTTGAgatcctccagcagcagctcctgcaggagcagGCCTTACTGCTG gagtaCAAGCGGAAGCAGATTGAGGAGCAGCGGCAGGCGGAGCGACTGCAGAGGCAGCTCCAGCAGGAGCGAGCCTACCTagtgtctctgcagcagcaacagcagcaggagggaagACAAGCTGAGAAGAAGCAGCTGTACCACTACAAGGATGTCAGCAGTCCCAGCGACAAGCCCGCCTGGGCTAAAGAG GTGGAGGAGAGGTCGAAGCTGAACAGGCAACACAAAGCATCCAACCACATCTCTGACCCCTACCTCCCTCCCCGCTCCGAGTCCTTCGGCGGCGGCGTCCACTCCGCCCACACCCCACCCATCAACCGCCCCATCGAACCTCAG ATGGCCCACCTGGTTCCCGTGAAGATCTACTCCAGCTCCATGTCCGGCTCTCAGTCCCTACAGGACCAGACAGGCTCCGCTCTGAGCGAGGGCGCCACCGCGAGTTCCCCCAGGCCTGAGTTGCACCGACAGAACTCTGACCCCTCATCCGATACCCCGCACGCCACGGGCAGAGAAGAACGGGACAGAGACCCGGATCGGGACAGAACAGCCTGGTTGAGAGAGGAGGCTGTCCCACCCAAG GTCCCCCAGAGGACCACGTCCATCTCTCCAGCGCTGGTCAGGAAGAACTCCCCTAACGGAGGCGGGGTTCTGGCGCCTCGTATTGGATCTCAGCTCATTCGGGCCAG TAACCCGGACCTGCGGCGCTCAGAGCTCTCTCTGGACGCCATGCTGCAAAGAACTTCCTccaactcctcttcctcctcctccccttcatcTCAGGGAGACTCAGCCGAGAGGAGAG GTGAAGCTAAGCAGAAAGGTCCCCCTCCAGGAGCCAATCAGGAGGCAACGCCCAAAAAGGAGGAGGGCCGTGAATCGGCCCGACCCAGCAGACCTGCG AGCTATAGGAAAGCCATAGATGAG gacctCAGCGCATTGGCGAAGGAGCTCAGGGAGCTGAGGGTGGAGGAGGGCAGCAGACCTCCAGTCAAG GTGACAGACTACTCATCCTCTAGTGAGGACACTGACAGCAGCGATGATGACGGCGAGACGGTGGGACAGGATGGGACTGTCGCCGTTAGCAACATCCCCCGCATCAT GCCTGCAGCGCAGAACAGCAGGGAGTTGTACGGCGGCCTGAGAGACAACGCGCTGGGAGAAATTTACAACAATTCCAAAGATGGGACACTGGTGATGAGAGAA gcggaggagaggaggaggagaggcagtcACACCGAGAGCAACGGCTTTGGGAATCACGGAAATGTCGGTAACCTCCCtgacctcctgcagcagagcggCTCCCCGTCAGCCACACCCACCCCGGGCTTGCAGGATCTGGGAGACACGTCTGAG TTTGGTGTGGGCGGCTCCAAAGCGTCCTTCGCCCCATTTGTGGATCCACGAGACTATCGAACCTCACCAGATGAAAACGATGACGAGAACTCAGCCGCGG CGATGTTCGCTAACGAGCTGCTGAGGCAGGAGCAGGCTAGACTAAACGAAGCCAGAAAGATCTCCGTGGTCAACGTGAACCCGACGAACATCCGACCTCACAGCGACACGCCCGAGATCCGCAAATACAAGAAGCGCTTCAACTCTGAGATCCTGTGTGCGGCGCTGTGGG gtgtgaaCCTGCTGGTGGGGACGGAGAACGGCCTCATGCTGCTGGACCGCAGTGGacaaggaaaggtctacaaccTGATCACCAGGCGGAGGTTCATGCAAATGGAGGTTCTGGAGGGGCTCAATGTGCTGGTCACCATATCTG GAAAGAAGAATAAGCTGCGGGTCTACTACCTGTCCTGGCTCCGGAACCGGATCCTACACAATGACCCGGAGGTAGAGAAGAAGCAGGGCTGGATTACGGTTGGAGATCTGGAAGGCTGCGTGCATTATAAAGTCG TGAAATACGAGAGGATTAAGTTCCTGGTCATTGCCCTGAAGAACGCCGTGGAGATCTACGCCTGGGCTCCTAAGCCCTACCACAAGTTCATGGCCTTCAAG tcgTTCACCGAACTGCAGCACCGGCCTCAGCTGGTCGACCTCACCGTGGAGGAAGGTCAGAGGTTAAAGGTCATCTATGGCTCCAGCATGGGCTTCCACGTCATTGACGTGGACTCCGGGAACCCTTACGACATCTACGTCCCATCACAT ATCCAGAGCCAGGTGACCCCCCACGCCATTGTGGTTCTCCCCAAGACGGACGGGATGGAGATGCTGCTGTGCTACGAGGACGAGGGCGTCTACGTCAACACCTACGGACGCATCACCAAAGACGTGGTGCTGCAGTGGGGCGAGATGCCCACCTCCATCG CCTATATCCACTCCAACCAGATTATGGGCTGGGGGGAGAAAGCCATAGAGATCCGGTCTGTGGAGACGGGTCACCTGGACGGGGTCTTCATGCACAAGAGAGCTCAGAGGCTGAAATTCCTCTGTGAGCGAAACGACAAG gtaTTCTTCGCATCGGTGCGATCAGGAGGAAGCAGCCAAGTCTTCTTCATGACCCTCAACAGGAGCTCCATGATGAACTGGTGA